Within Candidatus Nezhaarchaeota archaeon, the genomic segment GGAGGGGGACCTACTGCCGAGGGCTCTTTCAAGCGTGCCTGGGGCGAGGGTGCTATTCCACGGCTTAGCCTTAAGGCCTGGGAAGCCGACGATAGCAGCGTTAATTAACGGAAAGCCCCTCGTAGGGCTGCCCGGGAACCCAACGTCGGCCATGGCGGTGTTCCACGTCTTAGTCAGGCCGCTAATAATCAAAATGACCGGGGCTGTGAAGGAGGAGGGGGCGGCCGTAGAGGCGAGGATGGGGGTTAGGGCTTACTCAGCGAAGGGTAGGAGGGAGCTACTGTTCGTGAAGCTGGCTAGGGAGGAGGGGGGGCTTAAGGCATACCCGATGCCCACTGGGCCTGAGGCGGCTTCTACTTACGCAACGGCGGACGGGTACGTCGACGTGCCTGAGGAAGTAGAGATCCTGGAGGAGGGGGAGCTGGTAAAAGTCTACCTCCTAAGCTAAGCTCTATAAGCTGACTTGTATATTGAGCTTCTTCGCTAGCTCCTTGTACCTATTCCTCACCGTGACCTCTGTCACTTGGGCAGCTCTAGCTATTTCTTTCTGCGTCTTCCTCTCATCGGTCTGGAGGGAGGCTATGTATATAGCTGCAGCGGCGAGCCCGGCTGGATCCTTACCGGCAGTAATGCCTAGCTTCCTAGCCTCGTTTATGATCTCGACCGCCTTACGCTGGAGCGTGCCGCTTAGCCCAAGCTCAGCCCCTATCCTGGGGACGAAGTCCGCGGCATCAGCTACCGGTATGCCGAGGCGTATGTACCGCAGTAGGAGCCTGTAGCACCTAGCCATGTCCTTGCGGCCAGCCTTAGTATACTGAGCGATCTCCTCGAGCGTGCGAGGCACCCTTAGCTTACGGCAGGCAGCGTATATCGAGGCGGCCATGATGCTCTCGATGGAGCGGCCCCTAACGAGGCCAGCGTCTATGGCCTTACGGTATACGCCGATCGCCTCCTCCCTCACGCTAGCAGGGAGGTTGAGGTAGAACGCGATCCTCTCAAGGTGCTGAGCCGCCTGCTGTATGTTGCGGTCGAGCGAAGACTGGACGCGGCTCCTAATCTGCCAGCGCCTCCACCTAAGGACCTCTAGGACGCGCTTAGGCTCAAGCTTATGTCCAGACGCGTCCTTCCCCATGTACTCGATGACAGTAGTGAGGTCTCTATCTATTAAGGGGGAGGAGGAGGGGGGGCCTGCGCGGCTACGGCGCTCCTTCTCCTCAGGGGTAAAGGCACGCCACTCAGGGCCTCTATCGATAATCTTCTCGATTAAGACTAGGCCGCAGTTTGAGCACGTAAGCTCTCCGCGCTCATAGTCCTTC encodes:
- a CDS encoding transcription initiation factor IIB produces the protein MSSQAQAEKKAPPTCPECGGHLFKKDYERGELTCSNCGLVLIEKIIDRGPEWRAFTPEEKERRSRAGPPSSSPLIDRDLTTVIEYMGKDASGHKLEPKRVLEVLRWRRWQIRSRVQSSLDRNIQQAAQHLERIAFYLNLPASVREEAIGVYRKAIDAGLVRGRSIESIMAASIYAACRKLRVPRTLEEIAQYTKAGRKDMARCYRLLLRYIRLGIPVADAADFVPRIGAELGLSGTLQRKAVEIINEARKLGITAGKDPAGLAAAAIYIASLQTDERKTQKEIARAAQVTEVTVRNRYKELAKKLNIQVSL